The DNA window GCTCTGAGAGTCTCCGTTAAACCCGatggaagcagtggcgtggcgtgaataatcgattatcgatatctcgccatttgaagctatggtaaagaatcgattattaaggtgttcgctgcgaacaccctgataatcgatcttttttcataggttaaaatggcaccacaatcgatatatcgcaattcacgccacgccactggatggaATGGTAGAATATTTTCACATCCCTTAGTGGGAGCTAAATGGACGTATCTATcatacggaactatgtgcattataacgtgagccctgttatgcacatattcttatgggtctcagggctcatgtcttactccacttagttccgtttggcagaaatacgtccaaatgtactTTACACTAACCTGGTGACGGCGAGCCCTACGGACACGAAGCGCGGATCGTAGGAGCTCTTGAACTCGAGGAAGAAGTCTATGGAGTAGTAGAGGAGGATGTAGAACCCGGATGCGTTCTGCAGGAAGGAAATAATCGTGAGAACTAAGAAGGGTTTAATGACGGTCGGAGACGCGAACTGCTTGAGCAGGGAGACGCGCTCTTTCGGCTGCTCGTGGCAAGCGTCCTTCAGGCTCCGAAGCTCCAACTCCATATTCACGTTCTGACCCTGAAAACCCCAATAATGCTAAATTCATAGTTGACAATATCCCACGAAAAACTTAAAGTTTTAATTGGAACAACCGtagttcataaaatacgtgatgctctaaggggggggggggtcacgggaaaaatttttaggggttatcccctaaaattgtagtACTAACCCactttgttggatgatatggacatgtTCACTGAGTTGTAGCACTGCAACAatgcaacatttgggttagtagaCTAATCTGTTGGGGtattaccaaaattaattggaaatgcccgaATCATCCAACAATCCCTTATGGAACAATGTAAATGTGAGCGAGATTCTCTAtgggaaaatggaaaagtgggttTGACATttaatcaaacggaactaagcgccaaaataaGCGGCAGTCATGAGTCGTGGGCATGGGATAAGAGcgttgtagacagggctcacgagtgaAAGACCGCCACGAGCGAGCTACCGTGGCGGCGGTTTCGTCACtgcgctgacgtcactggcgattTATAATTCCTATTCATTCACGACGGCCCTCAAGCAACGAGCACACCACTTCTTTCCCACCCATCTAtggttcagggttgccacagaatttggaaatgccctgacatttccttgatttccctgacacagtttggtgaaattccctgacaattgaagatatggcaAATGGCTGAGAAGacatgattgaaaatagttttcaggtaaaacttgtagttcgaaacctcaaacctatTTCATAAAGCAAATCAAGACGAAGATTgaacaaattttctctgacattttcgtcattttcccagacatttcccgggttaccctgacatttcccgggttcccctgacattttcctgactgtggcaaccctgtggtTGCATATGGGAGAAATACTTCCAATATCGATGGGCATTCGCATCGACGTCCGATTTTGATGGGCTCATTTTAATCGTGAGAAAATAGGTTATGTGGAAGGTGAGGACTGATGATCATACCTtgagctagagtccctttatactgagagtcaagacaacacccctcatggagtcacaaacgggaataaagattacacaaattgaacgtttttcgtaatctttgatcggctcattcttaaattcctttctccgttccttctctcattccgtctgttccttgtcgaacccgaaattcctcggtccattccagattataatctttgcaattggtgaaaatgtaatcttaattcccgttcgtgacactgtgaaggcctaaaatccggttaaccaatcagaaatggattcgcattgtcttgactctcagtatgaagggactctaactgtggcaaccctgtggtTGCATAAggcagaaatacttccaatttCGATGGGCATTCGCATCGACGTCCGATTTCGATGGGCTCATTTTAATGGTGAGAAAATAGGTTATGTGGAAGGTGAGGACtgatcaaagacataaagacggagtgctcgtatctaaaagcacggggaaaaagtgaagcctggtttggcgctgggtgcttgtgtgagtgtgtaaatgagcgcgggaatccatggcggcaaacggaaatttgatttgaacttgtcctcttgatttttccttatttcttcttctaaacgtattttaaatgcctaaaatgAACATATTAAGAACGTTGGGACTACATCCTACTATAATACACCTatttttgctcggtaacaggcagtaatctcagataaagttagtttttcctctgctcatggtggttctgccggttcaaacaggccgttatagtcgtagatgaccgttactcccgaaggaaattaatcggtcgacgacggaccaaaactaacctaaagttattaaaatatgagtgtgtaagtgaatttcggcaaaaatcaacctaaaatactttgtttccgcaattttattttgttcccgccctacatttgaatttcaaacgtgttccgatttcgccgccaatcctctagccaatagtagaggtgattgaaaagtagcttcattttttgcttttagcgctccgtctttatgtctttgctgaTGAGCATACCTTTAGCCACTTGATGGAGTCGATGGCCTCGTTGAGCCGATGGGAGCGGAAGAGCCAGGCGGGGGACTCGGGGACGATGAAAGTGTAGACGAGGCCGATGATGGCCAGGCTGGAGGTGAGCATGGCGGTGATGTCCCAGCTGAGGATCCCGCCCAAGGTGTAGACGTAGACCAGGCCCAGCGAGGAGGAGACCGTCGCCGTGAACAAGAGCGGACTCCGGTGCCGCGGGTTGCAGATCTCCGGAATGTAGACCAGCGACGGCACCCCGAAACCTATgtcagttttgagaaaacaaaaATCGATAACAACAACAAgccagggaccagttctataggatcCTGAACTCCCGTAAGagccaatgtaaaaattcgtgagcaagTACTAGTGCTGCTACCTCGCGTAGGaccctcgcaactcactgctgttatcagttgttggacttcattaaaatccgtaggatcgcgtataactgccaaaaatcgaatttttcgccCTACATATTATTGCGGCGAGCCCTTCCTtgtcgaaaggggtcgaaaaacgccaaaaatatacttatttttcaagaattcagccgccttatgtgttatttttcaatcttcggcttaacctcacttttggagcgggcgatggatgagtcgaggttcggggggatgggtcctctgagttgactagggtcctacgcgagaatgcgctgcaatcacccgctcacaacagaacggcgcccgatagaactcgtccctgaaCAAGCGGTCTCATCTTAGTTGTGTAAGTCTCTCTCAGAGCCGTATGCACGTTTAAAAGCACACTTTCATTATGTGCCCAGACCTCtggttggactgcattttgcaatttggaactattgattctggcccggtttaaaaacaacgtatgtgccattggtttccctacgcacataagtgttttttttttttcagatgagccagaatctatagttccaaattgcaaaatgcagtccagttatgCTATCACACACTCACGCTCAAGTAAGAGACCCACAAAATCAGAGACGTTTTTTGACCGGATTTCATAGGAGCGCACCCAGTTAAGCAAAAACCGATGGGTCAGTGGTCACAAAATCCTATTTTAGTCCTCGATTCTTGTatatcagctaaaaataatgagatctgttcAAACGCCAATTTGAGGGAAACTTAGCAAATACAGCTTACGCAGTTTCTTTATACGGGGTGCAGACAAGTAAAGTGTGcatgtcgatggtgaaactacgaaAATGCGTACCTCGGTCATTTTCTGCATGGAAACCTGTTAAATgttaatttgtgaaaatttggtgactTATTTCTCTACgtaaagaatattctgagaaaatttcaaaccatgaTATTGGTTTAGTCTCCctttaaaaactaaaataggCTCGGAGATTTTgtaacaccgcaaccgagattcGCATTCTTGCAGTTTCAATATCGATGCGTGTTCCTGGGGGCCCGGGAGGAgcgaaggggagggggtggtttAAAACGTCGGATTTTCCTGCAGCCTTATATTGTTGAAATTTAGTGTTTGTCGGGTGAAAATGGATGACATAGGTCAAATgacgaagcgtgattggtcggctatatCTTATCACTGCTTTGTCGGGTgaaatggacgacatactgtccgatactcaagaggtgccttaAGTTTGTCGTCAATTCCCATCGACAGAGCATAACAAATCAGTGATAAGACATAAcagaccaatcacgcttcgccatttagcctgtgtcatctatgtccatttgacaaacacaaaatttcaacaatcaggctgcaagGTTCCGTATTTGTTGAAGGAGCCTTCGAGTATTTCGAAGGAAATTAGAttaaatactttgaaaataGATTCTTCATTTACCCGTTGCACAACTGAGGATGACCCGTCCGATGAGAATCTCGGTTCCGTCGGAGGACACTCCAACGATTGTGTGTCCGATTGCTGAGAGAAGGAAGTGCATTCTTATTACAGATTTCCGCCCCATTTTGTCCGTCAACGGCCCAGCGAGAACCGAGGCAATTGGAGTGCCGATTACTCCAGCGCTGGCTGCAATGAAATTGTAAATGTATGAGCGAGGGCACCTACGTGATATTTTCTCTACCTGAAATTCTGAACTAGTGTGAAGAGATGGATATGCGGTCGGAGCACGTTGACCGAATAGATGAAAAAAGACAAGCGAAAATTCACATGAGGGGTCGAGTCTTAGGGTAAAGATAACTTGGACGACCACCTGAGAGATGGGCACAAATGGCTGGATGGGCAATGGGCTCTCTCCTCCTGAGGATGATTGAATAAAGTCATCGTTATTTTTGTATTACTGATTTGACGAATCCTTTACATTTActgattttatgtttttatgatGTTTATGTTAAAAAAGATGTTATTAATAAAAAGATTAGTCCAATTACTGCATGTAATCCATGAAATCCGgtgagaataaaaaaagaatttccaaATACACTATCATTAAATCTAAAGGTAGAGtttaaatattcatatctttgaATTGATAAAAACATATATTCCTAATAAAATAGATATTATTAGCCTAGCCCCTGAATTCTTTAATTTACtcattgttaaaaatttaatttttttttttttttttttttttttttttttttttgtagttctaccgggagaaaaagtggcgaatcttttcgaagatatgacaatttaagcaTCTTACTTCACCGGCTGTGTTACACAAAGTCGGGGATTTCGATTTCCACCTGTTTCGCACTACCACTCCCCAACATGGGGTGGGTTTCGGCCAGGTGGTCATCTAGATGGTTAAACTATCATATGTTGGTTTAGGCTCTGAAGTTAAGAAATACTCTGATCAGGAGTTGGCTAAGGGTGATCGGGGGCCGAGGGGCGAGCCGACCAACTAAACCAAACTCACGGCTGCATGTCTGCCCGGATAGTGCCGGAATcattaaattcattaaatttaatgTGCTCGTTACTAGATAGATTGACAAACGGGGCTATGCTCTAGTCGTTAGTGCTAGCAGTGGTAGCAGAAGTATTctcaggagagaaaacatttcccTCGAAAACGATTACTCAATTCagaggagagaaatgttttctcgcCCGAGCAACTAGTTGGTGCTTAAGAGAGGATTGTATCCGTTCGTAAGCATTGATTAAATgctcaggagagaaaaaattttctctgCTTTGCACCGACTAGttgctcgggagagaaaacatttctctcatCTGCGTTGAGTAGTTATTttcgagagaaatgttttcctCCTCGCAGAGGAAAGTTTCCTCTTCGCAGACAAAACACTCTTCTCCAGAGACGAAAACAGCCTTTCCGGAGATGAAAGTTTCGTCTCAACCCCAAGGCCGTCACGCTATTAATGAGGGCTTTTTTTGGAGACTTAGGTGGTCATGAGAATTCACTATGACCAAAATCAGCttgttattcattttttcccttaactTTCGTATAATTCCTGGACTAAATACCATGGATCCTTTTACTTAGCACAGCAGCGTGGGGATTGGTCAtgttcattggcggatccagcaaattggcaacattgtttttcctccatttaaacttatggaaaagaatcgattcttggaggggccagatgctccgacaagaatcgattattcaacataggtttaaatggaggaaattcggtgttgccaaattgctggatccacctctggtCGTGTTTGCCCTGAACCAGAGCGAAGTTTTGTCTGAATTGaaattccataaattttaccgctttttttctgatttaatgTACAGAAGATGATCTAATTTTTTAATCGAAGACAAACTAACCGATCCAAGAGGCGTACTCCTTGGTGATTCTTATCGGGCTGTCCTCGGCCTGAAGTTGCGGTAACATGGTGGAAGACTGTCCTAAAATAGCTCCAAGTTGAAATTGGCACATAAAACTGGCCAATGCAGCCAAGAACTGGAAAAATCATAAGTGGTAAGTTCACAGTAGAAAAATAAGGCAAAGAACTCGCATTGTCGTTGTAACGAGAATGCAATAAGACCAATATGCAAAGGCTCCCCCACATGGCGTGATTGAACATTTAGGGATTCAAAGAAATTTATAAACAGCGGTTTTATTGATACTACAATATTGTTATTTGTCAGATTTAAATATATTCTTctacctctctctctctcctcccctcttcccccctctccctcccccctctctcttgCTAatggttatatctttcttacatGTATTAATTGCCACAGCGCTGCACAGAATAGAGCAGCGTGGAGCAAACATTGATTTTGACTTTGGATGTTTGGAAGTTCTGCGAACTTTTCTCATTCTCGGAGCACGAAGTGCCAAATTCGCGAGTAAAAGTTAGTGTACTTTTCTATTCCACTTGCAGGTATGACTATGAAGCTATTTATAGTATAAGTGGGTACATATAAAACACTTGGTTGGATCAACTTTGCCTCTCGACTCACTgcgttttacttttaaaaagaaGAGACGTGTTGACTTGAGATTAACTGGAGAGTTAGGTAGCAAAGAGGGTATAATCTCATAAAGTAAGCCCATCTGAACAGCTTCGGAGATTTAAACTGCCTTCAACCGCTTCGAAAGTGTGTAACACTAACTCAGTTGTTTTGGATAACTCTTGATTTTAAGAGGTGATCTCGACCATATCGCAGGGGATTTCATCATGAACTCTTACTATGAAACAGAATGTCATCTGAAGATGTTTTTTAACGTATaggtaccctggtaaaaattggcgataagagctgcgtttcgaAATACCATAAgcattcttatagccggctagagaaggctacagaaaatcatatggctgtagaatgcggagaaaatcatacggccgggctatacgaagcgataaaaaattatgcagccgggctatagttcctatcgccgggctttacactcctggctgttgctttttcgccatcgattataaaaggctataagaaattgtgtagaaattcgtgtgctttggaaatcattaagtttgatacggaaccaccttaatatttacaaaacacacattatattttcctttaatacatatttgttttcatcaattaaaatgagaacaatccatacaggatgtgcaaaaatttcaaaatcatgagttgaataacgctgactccaccagattaaatattagagcctaacacaaagcggagcggcgacgcactggcgcctacaaacctaacagggatacttcacgcattgcgcaacgcgtgaagtatccctgttaggtttgtaggcgccaatgcgcgtttcgcgctggctgcccgcctgccgcgccgcagcgtgccacggcgcttgaagcaactatttcacaccagaggtattgcacagtatcatacgaaactgaaggcgctctaatatattagtaatggcaggcatccatcaaaagtacggagctttcctgtcaaaataaatcaagatactacggcccaaaaagagagcagtattccaaaaactcactaagtcctagcacccgtaattagtaacgcttagcatacactttatcgcctggctgttgcttaatcgccatcggctataaaaggctataagaaattgtgtagccggctatagaagctattggaaatcttacagccggctgtaggtctatggtattttggaacacagattctactgtcaatttttaccagggtagtttGCATCATATTTGAAATCCCAAAAGAGCATGATGCAGCTTAGTTTACTTCAGCTTGGCCATATACTTGTTGCACTAAGTTgactactttaattttttcccttatttAGGATATTCACATCTCATTGCTAATCTATTGACTGTGATTAAGCATAGATTGAAGGAGAATGTCGATAGGTAACATCTTCCGTTATAAGATAATCCATAAAGCTTCCTTGCTATGCATGATCACTTCAAAAGTTATTAACCTGGGCAGGATTGCCCGGCTCAAGGAAATCGAAAATCCTATGAGAAGTAAGCTTTTACAGAAACTCGAATTTAGCGTTGGCTAAATTTTACGAGATCAGGAACCAACGGGGTCGATTCCCTTTAAAACCCGTGGTCCCTGACTTCGCACGACCTGAACTAACCGAGAAAAAAGTCTAGTTTGGGTGGTCTGAGACACCTTGTATATACTgacaaaaaagggggaaatatgCAATTTTGGTCATCCATTCCAGATTTGTACTCAAATTGAgagacttggaggacaaggtgcataagtgcagttattgctttttcgagaaatacatatatgtgtttgaagtttcaaaattacatgggaaaAGTGGAAAGTAAGCTCAAACTGACTTTCTGATGCTTatgaattggaattttgaagcgattttttcacagaatatgcaaaAAGACtcgttttatttgaaatcattaatatctcgatGGAGAATGTGCACACGAAGATTTTGTTGCTTCATCTAAGattgcttaatgagctgagtttgcagtattcttcataattttttcctgaaatgggaaattggagaaaaatagattcaaacgtgagaaaatgcacagccttgtgacgtcattcggCGGTGTTCTCAATTTCATTACATGTATTTCAGaaaattaggttattttgtcatattttctcaagGAATTGTTCAATCTAGAAACTGAGTTAAATATCCTCGAGTTCAGTTTACCCGGTAATtccattttaaacatgaaatttacaaaatttcagacacctgcaaatcctTCAATGTTCACAAACTGCACttatcgtcgtctcccgcacgaaggaacgtaactccaatccaaagttgccaaattgactccaacaattaatcaattttacaaaaatgtaagtgtgcaatttatatccaaatttgtctgatttttgcatgaaatcggaagaaaaatcagtgaaattttcagttagaaatgcccaatacttttctggttaaaatgcaagttacgaaaggaaatttggcaacattgaaatgtagtttcgttctttcgtgaggaaaacgacgttATGTGCCTAGTCCTCCAAGCCCATCAATGgacatagttccaaattgataCTAACCGGTTTGAGAAAGCTCTCAGCGGAAGCGGCATCCTCTGCTCCCATGATGGAATGCTGAAGGGGAACTGGACACCAATTAAAACACCGGACACTAAAAGGACAACGCGGCTTCACTCACAGCCGGGTCCCGACGACTCCTCGACACTCATAACGTAACGTTCCGCACGGAGATCGCGACTGGTGATACGCACGGGCTTCGAGGAGACTTCCACCTCAGAAGCGGCTTTTATCTCGCCTCAGAGATTCGCATTCGAGATGAGCGAACTGTAAATAGTCTTATCACTGCAAAACACTCGACAATCGGACGAGCCTCCGCGCCAAATCGCACGTGGAGaggaccagtggcgtgacgtgcttttcgagatatcgattaatctaccatttaaacctatggaaaaggatcgatgaacagggcgCTTGCGATAAACttctcgataatcgattctgtaccgtagcttcaaatggggaaatatcgatgatggatcattcacgccttgccactggagAGGACGCCTCCCGTAACATGGCGGTTGACGTAGACGTGACGAAGGCATCGTTCCATGTTTGGGAGTCGTTCATAAAATACCTGACGccagaggcagatccagcaatttggcaacaccaaatttcctccatttaaacctatgttgaataatcggttcttgtcggagcatctggcccctccaagaatcgatacattttcataggtgtaaatgggtgaaaaacaatgctgccaatttgctggatccgccaatgcgtgACGCACGTGCATGGTCGGAACCAGGAACTTGTTTTATTTGTGGGGGTGGGGGCAGAAGGATACCTCGCTTGCTTAGGAGATTCTGGAGGACCCTAAAAAAATCCCGTTGAGGAGGATTCCGTCGTTTCCCAGATGAAGGgacttaactccattccaaggttgcaaagtgAATCGAACAATTCAATATTTCACATTTATATATCTTCAGAATTTCCGTCCAAAATTCTTCTACTTTTTGCATGGGATTCGAAGAAATATCAGTGAAATTATCGGCCAGGATTACCCAAAATGTTCtgctaaaaatgcaattttctagAGGGGATTGGGCAACACTGATGTGAAGTTATGTTCTTTTGTGAGGGAACGACGATTCATGGTACTCTCCCTGACCCAAAAAAGGACCGAGGAATTTTTCTCGCCTGAATCGGAAGTCTCAAGAGCAATTCTGAgctatttttaccaaaatattgatcgaattaaaatttcaaagatgaaaaatagGTCACACATTTATTTATCAAAAGCTTACACATTTATTGGAAGGGGCTAAGAAGGTTTCTGGACGAGGGCTGATCCcaggacaccccccccccctgcaaTTCCAAACTTACGCACGGAGGTACATACATACGTGTCAATCGACGGTAAGGCAATACTATTCGGTGAGCACTAATGGAGAAGGAAATTCACTTGATTCATGTTCCACTTGAACGTTATCAACTGTCTCTGTAGGAATGAAACATTACGACTTTCGTGTAAAATTGCGTCattctttgattattttttcacgcATTATGAAGAGCACACTAATTAAGTGTCCGATTTTGATGAATGTCCTGTGGCAGTTACACATCAGCTCGGATTTGTAGAAGTTCGCTTATGCGGACCAATCCTATCCCCACATCTTTTTATAATGATTTTACTGAGATTTTATCTGAAATATGACATCAGAAAATGGTGAATTTTATCACAGGGGAATCTGATCACATGAAACTCCACACGCAGATGCATGCATCgattgaatttttatcaaatgatGCAATTCAAGTTCTTGGAACTACTTTATGTAACAAAAAACTATTGACCAGGATTGCTTTTTAGCCTCCAAATGTTTCTTGACGAGAAAACGCAAGTAAACCTTTTGCTCCTACGTTGATCTGAGACTATCAAAACCTGAGCAATACCGGCGCAAAACGGCAACTCAGAGTCAGTTGGGGCGCTGAGCTGCGAACTGCTCTATCGATCTCTCCTAAGTTCTCCGCAAGTTTTTCACCTACTTTTAATGTTCATAATTGAAAGTCCGGAAGCGAGGGAAATAAAAATAGAGGTGCACTTATGAAAGTACCCCGGCACGCGTGGGGGAGAAAGATTCCGCGAAAAAGTCAACCGCGGTATTCGACCCGCCACCGCAAAGCAATCGAGACATGCAACCCACCTCCAAATGCACTCGTGACAGCGAGATCGATATTTTCGATAAACTTCGACGACAGAGTGCATCTAATCTCGATTATAATAGATTCGAGTCTTCAAGAGTGACTGCAGATAGATGCGATAGCGAGATATAGATTTGTTCGATAGTCTTCGACAGCAGAGTGGATGGAATCTCGATTATCATAGGTTCGAGTTTTTAAGAATGACTGCAGATAGATGAGATAGCGAGTAATCGATTTCTTCGATAGTCTTCGACGACGAATTCTCGATTATA is part of the Bemisia tabaci chromosome 1, PGI_BMITA_v3 genome and encodes:
- the LOC109039026 gene encoding facilitated trehalose transporter Tret1 — protein: MGAEDAASAESFLKPFLAALASFMCQFQLGAILGQSSTMLPQLQAEDSPIRITKEYASWIASAGVIGTPIASVLAGPLTDKMGRKSVIRMHFLLSAIGHTIVGVSSDGTEILIGRVILSCATGFGVPSLVYIPEICNPRHRSPLLFTATVSSSLGLVYVYTLGGILSWDITAMLTSSLAIIGLVYTFIVPESPAWLFRSHRLNEAIDSIKWLKGQNVNMELELRSLKDACHEQPKERVSLLKQFASPTVIKPFLVLTIISFLQNASGFYILLYYSIDFFLEFKSSYDPRFVSVGLAVTRLVSCTVASVIINRFCRKTMGTFSGLSMGVILLGILGYLHAFGDDAAVLSRYSWVPAAGLTLYVFACSLGVHPLPWLMIFELYPLEVRGRMCGISNGMCYVFTFVFTKLYYTFIANFKIQGTILLFMVASVLFGLFSAFVLPETQGKTLVEIEDRFRPKKKPDKESALP